The sequence acatggccaggcacagagtacgtatacagggggtatacacggccaggcacagagtacgtatacagggggtatacacggccaggcgcagagtacgtatacagggggtatacacggccaggcgcagagtacatatacagggggtatacacggccaggctcagagtacgtatacagggggtatacacggccaggcacagagtacgtatacagggggtatacacagccaggcacagagtacgtatacagggggtatacacggccaggcgcagagtacgtatacagggggtatacacggccaggcgcagagtacgtatacagggggtatacacggccaggcacagagtacgtatacagggggtatatacggccaggcgcagagtacgtatacagggggtatacccggccaggcacagagtacgtatacagggggtatacacggccaggcacagagtacgtatacaggaggtatacacggccaggcacagagtacgtatacaggaggtatacacggccaggcacagagtacgtattcagggggtatacacggccaggcacagagtacgtatacagggggtatacacggccaggcacagagtacgtatacagggggtatacacggccaggcacagagtacgtatacagggggtatacacggccaggcacagagtacgtatacagggggtatacacggccaggcgcagagtacgtatacagggggtatacacggccaggcgcagagtacgtatacagggggtatacacggccaggcacagagtacgtatacaggaggtatacacggccaggcgcagagtacgtatacagggggtatacacggccaggcacagagtacgtatacagggggtatacacggccaggcacagagtacgtatacagggggtatacacagccaggcacagagtacgtatacagggggtatacacagccaggcacagagtacgtatacagggggtatacacggccaggcacagagtacgtatacagggggtatacacggccaggcgcagagtacgtatacagggggtatacacggccaggcacagagtacgtatacagggggtatacacggccaggcgcagagtacgtatacagggggtatacacggccaggcacagagtacgtatacagggggtatacacggccaggcgcagagtacgtatacaaggggtatacacggccaggcgcagagtacgtatacagggggtatacacggccaggcacagagtacgtatacagggggtatacacggccaggcacagagtacgtatacagggggtatacacggccaggcgcagagtacgtatacagggggtatacacggccaggcgcagagtacgtacagggggtatacacggccaggcacagagtacgtatacagggggtaagacatggggtatacacggccaggcacagagtacgtatacagggggtatacacggccaggcacagagtacgtatacagggggtaagACATGGGGTATAcccggccaggcacagagtacgtatacagggggtatacacggccaggcacagagtacgtatacagggggtatacacggccaggcgcagagtacgtatacagggggtatgcacggccaggcacagagtacgtatacagggggtatacacggccaggcgcagagtacgtatacagggggtatacacggccaggcacagagtacgtatacagggggtatacacggccaggcacagagtacgtatacagggggtatacacggccaggcgcagagtacgtatacagggggtatacccgaccaggcacagagtacgtatacagggggtatacacggccaggcacagagtacgtatacagggggtatacacggccaggcgcagagtacgtatacagggggtatacacggccaggcgcagagtacgtatacagggggtatacacggccaggcacagagtacgtatacagggggaatacacggccaggcacagagtacgtatacagggggtatacacggccaggcacagagtacgtatacagggggtatacacggccaggcacagagtacgtatacagggggtatacacgaccaggcgcagagtacgtatacagggggtacacccggccaggcgcagagtacgtatacagggggtatacacgccaggcgcagagtacgtatacagggggtatacacggccaggcgcagagtacgtatacagggggtatacccggccaggcgcagagtacgtatacagggggtatacacggccaggcacagagtatgtatacagggggtatacacggccaggcacagagtacgtatacagggggtatacacggccaggcacagagtacgtatacagggggtatacacggccaggcacagagtacgtatacagggggtatacacggccaggggcagagtacgtatacagggggtatacacggccaggcacagagtacgtatacagggggtatacatggccaggcgcagagtacgtatacagggggtatacacggccaggcgcagagtacgtatacaggggtaTACACgaccaggcacagagtacgtatacagggggtatacacggccaggcacagagtacgtatacacggggtatacacggccaggcgcagagtacgtatacagggggtatacacggccaggcacagagtacgtatacagggggtatacacggccaggcacagagtacgtatacagggggtatacacggccaggcgcagagtacgtatacagggggtatacacggccaggcgcagagtacgtatacagggggtatacacggccaggcgcagagtacgtatacagggggtatacacggccaggcgcagagtacgtatacagggggtatacacggccaggcgcagagtacgtatacagggggtatacacggccaggcacagagtacgtatacaggggggtatacacggccaggcacagagtacgtatacagggggtatacacgaccaggcacagagtacgtatacagggggtatacacggccaggcacagagtacgtatacagggggtatacacggccaggcacagagtacgtatacagggggtatacacggccaggcgcagagtacgtatacagggggtatacacggccaggcacagagtacgtatacagggggtatacacggccaggcacagagtacgtatacagggggtatacacggccaggcacagagtacgtatacaggggtatacccggccaggcacagagtacgtatacagggggtatacacggccaggcgcagagtacgtatacagggggtatacacggccaggcacagagtacgtatacagggggtatacacggccaggcacagagtacgtatacagggggtatacacggccaggcacagagtacgtatacagggggtatacacggccaggcacagagtacgtatacagggggaatacacggccaggcacagagtacgtatacagggggtatacacggccaggcacagagtacgtatacagggggtatacacggccaggcacagagtacgtatacagggggtatacacgaccaggcgcagagtacgtatacagggggtacacccggccaggcgcagagtacgtatacagggggtatacacgccaggcgcagagtacgtatacagggggtatacacggccaggcgcagagtacgtatacagggggtatacccgGCCAGGCGCAGaatacgtatacagggggtatacacggccaggcacagagtatgtatacagggggtatacacggccaggcacagagtacgtatacagggggtatacacggccaggcacagagtacgtatacaggcggtatacacggccaggcgcagagtacgtatacagggggtatacacggccaggcgcggagtacgtatacaggggtaTACACgaccaggcacagagtacgtatacagggggtatacacggccaggcacagagtacgtatacagggggtatacacggccaggcacagagtacgtatacagggggtatacacggccaggcacagagtacgtatacagggggtatacacggccaggcacagagtacgtatacagggggaatacacggccaggcacagagtacgtatacagggggtatacacggccaggcacagagtacgtatacagggggtatacacggccaggcacagagtacgtatacagggggtatacacgaccaggcgcagagtacgtatacagggggtacacacggccaggcgcagagtacgtatacagggggtatacacgccaggcgcagagtacgtatacagggggtatacacggccaggcgcagagtacgtatacagggggtatacccggccaggcgcagagtacgtatacgggggtatacacggccaggcacagagtatgtatacagggggtatacacggccaggcacagagtacgtatacagggggtatacacggccaggcacagagtacgtatacaggcggtatacacggccaggcgcagagtacgtatacagggggtatacacggccaggcgcggagtacgtatacaggggtaTACACgaccaggcacagagtacgtatacagggggtatacacggccaggcacagagtacgtatacagggggtatacacggccaggcgcagagtacgtatacagggggtatacacggccaggcacagagtacgtatacagggggtatacacggccaggcacagagtacgtatacagggggtatacacggccaggcgcagagtacgtatacaggggggtatacacggccaggcgcagagtacgtatacagggggtatacacggccaggcgcagagtacgtatacagggggtatacacggccaggcgcagagtacgtatacagggggtatacacggccaggcacagagtacgtatacaggcggtatacacggccaggcgcagagtacgtatacagggggtatacacggccaggcgcggagtacgtatacaggggtaTACACgaccaggcacagagtacgtatacagggggtatacacggccaggcacagagtacgtatacagggggtatacacggccaggcacagagtacgtatacaggggtatacacggccaggcacagagtacgtatacagggggtatacacggccaggcacagagtacgtatacaggggaatacacggccaggcacagagtacgtatacagggagtatacacggccaggcacagagtacgtatacagggggtatacacggccaggcacagagtacgtatacagggggtatacacgaccaggcgcagagtacgtatacagggggtacacccggccaggcgcagagtacgtatacagggggtatacacgccaggcgcagagtacgtatacagggggtatacacggccaggcgcagagtacgtatacagggggtatacccggccaggcgcagagtacgtatacgggggtatacacggccaggcacagagtatgtatacagggggtatacacggccaggcacagagtacgtatacagggggtatacacggccaggcacagagtacgtatacaggcggtatacacggccaggcgcagagtacgtatacagggggtatacacggccaggcgcggagtacgtatacaggggtaTACACgaccaggcacagagtacgtatacagggggtatacacggccaggcacagagtacgtatacagggggtatacacggccaggcgcagagtacgtatacagggggtatacacggccaggcacagagtacgtatacagggggtatacacggccaggcacagagtacgtatacagggggtatacacggccaggcgcagagtacgtatacaggggggtatacacggccaggcgcagagtacgtatacagggggtatacacggccaggcgcagagtacgtatacagggggtatacacggccaggcgcagagtacgtatacagggggtatacacggccaggcacagagtacgtatacagggggtatacacggccaggcacagagtacgtatacagggggtatacacggccaggcacagagtacgtatacagggggtatacacggccaggcacagagtacgtatacagggggtatacccggccaggcacagagtacgtatacagggggtatacacggccaggcgcagagtacgtatacagggggtatacacgccaggcacagagtacgtatacagggggtatacacggccaggcacagagtacgtatacagggggtatacacggccaggcacagagtacgtatacagggggtatacccggccaggcacagagtacgtatacagggggtatacacggccaggcgcagagtacgtatacagggggtatacacggccaggcacagagtacgtatacagggggtatacacggccaggcgcagagtacgtatacagggggtatacacggccaggcacagagtacgtatacagggggtattcacggccaggcacagagtacgtatacagggggtatacacggccaggcacagagtacgtatacagggggtatacacggccaggcgcagagtacgtatacagggggtatacacagccaggcacagagtacgtatacagggggtatacacggccaggcgcagagtacgtatacagggggtatacacggccaggcacagagtacgtatacagggggtatacacggccaggcgcagagtacgtatacagggggtatacacggccaggcacagagtacgtatacagggggtatacacggccaggcgcagagtacgtatacagggggtatacacggccaggcgcagagtacgtatacagggggtatacacggccagacacagagtacgtatacagggggtatacacggccaggcgcagagtacgtatacagggggtatacacggccaggcacagagtacgtatacagggggtatacacggccaggcacagagtacgtatacagggggtatacacggccaggcacagagtacgtatacagggggtatacacggccaggcacagagtacgtatacagggggtatacacggccaggcacagagtacgtatacagggggtatacacggccaggcgcagagtacgtatacagggggtatacacggccaggcacagagtacgtatacagggggtatacacggccaggcgcagagtacgtatacagggggtatacacggccaggcgcagagtacgtatacagggggtatacacggccaggcgcagagtacgtatacagggggtatacacggccaggcacagagtacgtatacagggggtatacacggccaggcgcagagtacgtatagaGGGGGTATAcccggccaggcacagagtacgtatacagggggtatacacggccaggcacagagtacgtatacagggggtatacccggccaggcacagagtacgtatacagggggtatacacggccaggcgcagagtacgtatacaggggtatacacggccaggcacagagtacgtatacagggggtatacacggccaggcgcagagtacgtatacagggggtatacacggccaggcacagagtacgtatacagggggtatacacggccaggcgcagagtacgtatacagggggtatacacggccaggcacagagtacgtatacagggggtatacacggccaggcgcagagtacgtatacagggggtatacacggccaggcgcagagtacgtatacagggggtatacacggccaggcgcagagtacgtatacagggggtatacacggccaggcgcagagtacgtatacagggggtatacacggccaggcacagagtacgtatacagggggtatacacggccaggcatacacggccaggcgcagagtacgtatacagggggtatcacggccaggcacagagtacgtatacagggggtatcacggccaggcacagagtacgtatacagggggtatacacggccaggcgcagagcCAACCTCCCCCTCCAGCCTCTGCTCATTTTCTGACAGGACCTGAAGCCGGCAAACCTTCTCATCAGCGCCACTGGGCTCCTCAAGATAGCCGACTTTGGCCTGGCGCGGGTCTTCTCCAGTGACTCGGACCGCCTGTACAGCCACCAAGTGGCTACCAGGTCAGTACAAGAAGAGGCGTGTCTGGGCGCTCTGTGTACGCGCGGCGGCCGGCGGGCGCTCTGTGTACGCGCGGCCGGGCGCTCTGTGTACGCGCGGCCGGGCGCTCTGTGTCGCGCGGCCGGGCGCTCTGTGTACGCGCGGCCCGGGCGCTCTGTGTACGCGCGGGCCGGGCGCTCTGTGTACGCGCGGCCGGGCGCTCTGTGTACGCGCGCGGCCGGGCGCTCTGTGTACGCGCGGCCGGGCGCTCTGTGTACGCGCGGGCCGGGCGCTCTGTGTACGCGCGCGGCCGGGCGCTCTGTGTACGCGCGGGCCGGGCGCCCTGTGTGTACGCGCGCGGCCGGGCGCTCTGTGTACCGCGCGGCCGGCCGGCGCGCCGGGCAGGCGTGGCTGCCTCCATTGCACTATAGTAGTGACACAGACCCCCTAATCTGTCCTCTGTTACTGTGACCCATCCTCTCTGCAGGTGGTACCGAGCGCCAGAGTTACTGTACGGAGCGCGCGCAAATACGATGAAGGAGTCGACCTGTGGTGAGTTCTGCCACCTTCCTGTGGGATAGTCCATCAGCACTGCAGGAGTTAGGTTTCCTCTGAAACTCTTCTGCTTCCTCCAGGGCGGTCGGCTGCATATTTGGGGAACTTCTGAACAGCTCCCCTCTGTTCCCCGGGGAGAATGACATTGAGCAGCTGTGCTGTGTACTTCGCACGCTGGGGACACCCAACCCCAAGACCTGGCCTGTAAGTAGCACTGTTACCgggcagtgggggaggggagggtcctgtcattgtgtcaccctcgGTCCATGTGACGTGACAGCCCTGTCACTGTACCCCCAGGAGATCACGGAGCTCCCAGATTATAACAAGATTTTCCTTCAAGGAGCATCGTCCCACCCCCCCCGGAGCGCATGGTCCCGGACAgctcccccccagccctgcagctCCTCATGCGCTTCCTGGTCTATCCGTCGCAGCAGCGGGTCCGGGCGGGCCGAGGTGAGGTCAGCGCAGCGCGCATTGCGCTCCGGGCTCTGAGCTGCTGCAGGCCCAGTCCCCGCCATGGTGTGCGCTGCAGGCACCAGAGCCCGCGCCGGAATGGGGGACAGGCCCACTGCCAGGGGTTAGCCGCGAtggcgaacctgctgggtgacgtcatggccgcaccgcctgctacgccccctccccccccccccccccgtctttccccctgtaGCTCCAGAGAGACCGGGGTATAGAGCTGCACACGTCGCCAGCCGGGCCGACGTGCGTGCAGCGCGCGACGCCGCGGACAAAGCCTTAGGAATCTGTGCTCCTATTCCTATCAATGCAGCGGTGACACACAGCCCCAGGGCCGGGAGGCGGGGACCGCGGCGGCCGCGCGGGAGGCGGGACTGCGCGGGAGGCGGCGAGGGGCCGCTCGGGCCCCAGGGCAGGGAGGCGGGACCGCTCGGGCCGCCCCAGGGCAGGGAGGCGGGGGACCGCTCGGGCCCCCAGGGCAGGGAGGCGGGGACGCCGCTCGGGCCCCCAGGGCAGGGAGGCGGGCGGACCGTTCGGGCCCCCAGGGGCAGGGAGGCGGCGGGACCGCTCGGGGCCCCAGGGCAGGGAGGCGGGACCCGCTCGGGGCCCAGGGCAGGGAGGCGGGAGCCGCTCGGGGGCCCAGGGCAGGGGAGGGCGGGGACCCGCTCGGGCGCCCCAGGGCAGGGAGGCGGGACCGTTCGGCGCCCcagggcagggaggcgcggggacCCGCTCGGGCCCCAGGGCAGGGAGGCGGGACCGCTCGGGCCCCAGGGCAGGGAGGCGGGACCGCTCGGGCAGCCCCAGGGCAGGGAGGCGGGACCGCTCGGGCCCCCAGGGCAGGGAGGCGGGAGCCGCTCGGGCCCCCAGGGCAGGGAGGCGGGGACCGCTCGCAGGCCCCAGGGCAGGGAGGCGGGACCGCTCGGGCCCGCAGGGAGCGGGACGTGGGCCCCAGGGCAGGGAGGCGGACCGCTCGGGCCCcagggcagggaggcgcgggaCCGCTCGGGCCCCCAGGGCAGGGAGGCGGGACCGCTCGGGGCCCAGGGTAGGGAGGCGGGGACCGCTCGGGCccccagggcagggagggggggaccgTTCGGGCCCCCAGGGCAGGGAGGCGGGACCCGCTCGGGCCCCCAGGGCAGGGAGGCGGGACCGCTCGGGCCCCAGGGCAGGGGAGGCGGGACCCGCTCGGGCCCCCAGGGCAGGGAGGCGGGACCGCTCGGCAGCCCCAGGGCAGGGAGGCGGGACCGCTCGGGCCCCAGGGCAGGGAGGCGGGACCGCTCGGGGCCCAGGGCAGGGAGGCGGGACCGCTCGGGCCCCAGGGCAGGGAGGCGGGACCGCTCGGGGCCCAGGGCAGGGAGGCGGGACCCGCTCGGGGCCCCAGGGCAGGGAGGCAGGACCGCTCGGGGCCCAGGGCAGGGAGGCGGGGACCGCTCGGCCGGCCCCAGGGCAGGGAGGCGGGACCGCTCGGCGCCCCGGGGCAGGGAGGCGGGCCCCTGTAGTCCCTCTCCCGTGCTGGTCACTAGTTCCCAATGTAAGAAGAGGCGCGAGAGTAACAGTATTAATTAGGGCACTGGTATTTAGCCGCTGACGGGAGGGGTCGTGCGCTCTGCCCCCCTAGGTAAGAGAGGGTACGCGGGGTGTGGCCCCTGAAGTAGATCGCGTTTCGCACCATTACAAGTACGCGAGACGGCGTCTTGTATCTGCGAGTCTCTGCTGCTGTATCTCACATCGCTCTGTATATAACTCCCCCATATCTGCCCTGACTGGGGGGGTACGGGCGATGGATTTGAACCCACAgggtttcccctccccccattaccCTCCTGCACCTCGACTCTGCCGCTTCCTCTGGTTACTGTATAACACCAGCCTCCTCTCTTTCAGGCTCTCCTGCACCCATATTTTTTCGGGGAGCCCCTGCCTGCACACCACTCAGAGCTTCCCATCCCCCAGAGGGGGCGGCAGGAAAACCCGGCAGCACCAGCGTGAGTTCCACACGGAGCAGCCGCTGAGCGAGAGCCTGGTGGATCCGGGGGGTCCTGAGCAGCTACCTGCAGGGCCTGTGAGGGTCTCTGGGGTCTCTAGGGGTCTCTGGGGGTCTCTGGGCCCACCCCCGCCGCGCGTCTCTCCCGACACTTTCATTACAGACTGTAACCGTGTGATATGGAACACGCACTCGTCTCTTTTACAGGACTGGCTGTTATCGCATAGGTCCCACAGAAAATGAGGTGCCTGTCTCCCAGGAATCCTGTCCTGTTACACGCTGTATGTTatgagggtgcctgtctcccaGGAATCCTGTCCTGTTACACGCTGTATGATATGAGGGTGTCTGTCTCCCAGGAATCCTGTCCTGTTACACGCTGTATGATATGCGGGTGTCTCTGTCCCAGGAATCCTGTCCTGTTACACGCTGTATAATATGGGGGTGTCTCTGTCCCAGGAATCCTGTCCTGTTAAACGCTGTATGATATGAGGGTGTCTGTCTCCCAGGAATCCTGTCCTGTTACACGCTGTATGATATGGAGGTGCCTGTCTCCCAGGAATCCTGTCCTGTTACACGCTGTATGATATGGGGGTGTCTCTGTCCCAGGAATCCTGTCCTGTTATACGCTGTATGATATGAGGGTGTCTGTCTCCCAGGAATCCTGTCCTGTTACACGCTGTATGATATGAGGGTGTCTGTCTCCCAGGAATCCTGTCCTGTTACACGCTGTATGATATGGAGGTGCCTGTCTCCCAGGAATCCTGTCCTGTTACACGCTGTATGATATGGGGGTGTCTCTGTCCCAGGAATCCTGTCCTGTTACACGCTGTATGATATGAGGGTGTCTGTCTCCCAGGAATCCTGTCCTGTTACACGCTGTATGATATGGGGGGTGTCTGTCTCCCAGGAATCCTGTCCTGTTACACGCTGTATGATATGGGGGTGTCTCTGTCCCAGGAATCCTGTCCTGTTACACGCTGTATGATATGAGGGTGTCTGTCTCCCAGGAATCCTGTCCTGTTACACGCTGTATGATATGAGGGTGTCTCTGTCCCAGGAATCCTGTCCCTGTTGCACGCTGTATGATATGAGGGTGTCTGTCCCAGGAATCCTGTCCTGTTACACGCTGTATGATATGAGGGTGTCTGTCTCCCAGGAATCCTGTCCTGTTACACGCTGTATGTTATGAGGGTGTCTGTCTCCCAGGAATCCTGTCCTGTTACACGCTGTATGTTATGAGGGTGTCTGTCTCCCAGGAATCCTGTCCTGTTACACGCTGTATGATATGGGGGTGTCTCTGTCCCAGGAATCCTGTCCTGTTACACGCTGTATGATATGAGGGTGTCTGTCTCCCAGGAATCCTGTCCTGTTACACGCTGTATGATATGGGGGTGTCTCTGTCCCAGGAATCCTGTCCTGTTACACGCTGTATGATATGAGGGTGTCTGTCTCCCAGGAATCCTGTCCTGTTACACGCTGTATGATATGAGGGTGTCTCTGTCCCAGGAATCCTGTCCTGTTGCACGCCTGTATGATATGAGGGTGTCTGTCCCAGGAATCCTGTCCTGTTACACGCTGTATGATATGAGGGTGTCTGTCTCCCAGGAATCCTGTCCTGTTACACGCTGTATGATATGGAGGTGCCTGTCTCCCAGGAATCCTGTACTGTTACACGCTGTATGTTATGAGGGTGTCTGTCTCCCAGGAATCCTGTCCTGTTACACGCTGTATGTTATGAGGGTGTCTGTCTCCCAGGAATCCTGTCCTGTTACACGCTGTATGATATGGGGGGTGTCTCTGTCCCAGGAATCCTGTCCTGTTACACGCTGTATGATATGAGGGTGTCTGTCTCCCAGGAATCCTGTCCTGTTACACGCTGTATGATATGGGGGTGTCTCTGTCCCAGGAATCCTGTCCTGTTACACGCTGTATGATATGAGGGTGTCTGTCTCCCAGGAATCCTGTCCTGTTACACGCTGTATGATATGAGGGTGTCTCTGTCCCAGGAATCCTGTCCTGTTGCACGCTGTATGATATGCGGGTGTCTCTGTCCCAGGAATCCTGTCCTGTTACACGCTGTATGATATGAGGGTGTCTGTCTCCCAGGAATCCTGTCCTGTTACACGCTGTATGATATGCGGGTGTCTCTGTCCCAGGAATCCTGTCCTGTTGCACGCTGTATGATATGGGGGTGTCTCTGCCCCAGGAATCCTGTCCTGTTATACGCTGTATGGTATGGGGGTGTCTCTGTCCCAGGAATCCTGTCCTGTTACACGCTGTATGATATGAGGGTGTCTGTCTCCCAGGAATCCTGTCCTGTTACACGCTGTATGATATGGGGGTGTCTCTGTCCCAGGAATCCTGTCCTGTTGCACGCTGTATGATATGGGGGTGTCTCTGCCCCAGGAATCCTGTCCTGTTACACGCTGTATGATATGGGGGGTGTCTCTGTCCCAGGAATCCTGTCCTGTTGCACGCTGTATGATATGGGGGTGTCTCTGCCCCAGGAATCCTGTCCTGTTACACGCTGTATGATATGGGGGTGTCTCTGTCCCAGGAATCCTGTCCTGTTGCAC comes from Ascaphus truei isolate aAscTru1 unplaced genomic scaffold, aAscTru1.hap1 HAP1_SCAFFOLD_1618, whole genome shotgun sequence and encodes:
- the LOC142476621 gene encoding LOW QUALITY PROTEIN: cyclin-dependent kinase 20-like (The sequence of the model RefSeq protein was modified relative to this genomic sequence to represent the inferred CDS: deleted 6 bases in 5 codons), coding for MEQYSILGRIGEGAHGIVFKAKHIETGEAVALKKVALRKLEEGIPNQALREIKALREIEDNQHVVKLREVFPHGTGFVLVFEYMLSDLSEVIRNSDQPLTEAQVKGYMMMLLKGVKFCHENSIMHRDLKPANLLISATGLLKIADFGLARVFSSDSDRLYSHQVATRWYRAPELLYGARKYDEGVDLWAVGCIFGELLNSSPLFPGENDIEQLCCVLRTLGTPNPKTWPEITELPDYNKISFKEHRPTPPERMVPDSSPPALQLLMRFLVYPSQQRVRAGRGEALLHPYFFGEPLPAHHSELPIPQRGGRKTRQHQREFHTEQPLSESLVDPGVLSSYLQGL